One genomic segment of Bacteroides caccae includes these proteins:
- a CDS encoding DUF4119 family protein, with protein sequence MAKKKTNQQEKKVQVKKKVQKRKKNTRRHVKGEIISWEELENRTGLTGDETELLTVYLHKFERGEVHVRCSKKLKDLAEYIYETESLYIAKHV encoded by the coding sequence ATGGCAAAGAAAAAAACAAATCAACAAGAGAAAAAAGTACAAGTAAAAAAGAAGGTCCAAAAACGGAAAAAGAACACTAGAAGACATGTGAAAGGGGAAATCATCAGTTGGGAGGAACTCGAAAACAGGACAGGATTAACCGGAGATGAAACGGAACTTCTCACTGTTTATTTGCACAAATTCGAAAGAGGGGAAGTACACGTCAGATGCTCTAAAAAACTAAAAGACTTAGCTGAATATATCTACGAAACGGAGAGCTTATATATAGCTAAACATGTATAA
- a CDS encoding tyrosine-type DNA invertase cluster 3b, which produces MSKNGFSRCGEIYIGRLRKEGRYSTAHVYKNALLSFSLFCGTFNVSFRQVTRERLRRYGQYLYECGLKPNTVSTYMRMLRSIYNRGVEAGSAPYIPRLFHDVYTGVDVRQKKALPVTELRKLLYEDPQSERLRHTQAIAALMFQFCGMSFADLAHLEKSALDRNVLRYNRVKTKTPISVEVLDTAKEMIHRLRNSQPSRPDCPDYLFDILSGDKKRKDEGAYREYQSALRRFNNCLKDLARALRLNSPVTSYTLRHSWATTAKYRGVPIEMISESLGHKSIKTTQIYLKGFELKERTEVNKGNLSYIKNCYVGK; this is translated from the coding sequence ATGAGTAAAAATGGATTTAGCCGGTGTGGAGAGATCTACATCGGTCGTTTGCGAAAGGAAGGGCGTTATTCTACGGCGCATGTCTACAAAAATGCCCTCCTTTCTTTCAGCCTGTTCTGCGGCACGTTCAATGTGTCGTTCAGGCAAGTAACCCGGGAACGTTTACGACGTTACGGACAGTATCTTTATGAATGTGGGTTGAAGCCCAACACCGTTTCCACGTATATGCGTATGCTTCGCAGTATCTACAACCGGGGAGTGGAAGCGGGTAGTGCTCCTTACATCCCCCGCCTGTTTCACGATGTCTATACGGGTGTGGATGTTCGTCAGAAGAAAGCCCTTCCTGTCACCGAGTTGCGGAAGCTGCTTTATGAAGATCCCCAATCGGAACGTTTACGCCATACACAGGCTATTGCCGCTCTGATGTTCCAGTTTTGCGGAATGTCGTTTGCCGACTTGGCACATCTGGAAAAGTCAGCTTTGGACCGGAACGTGTTGCGGTACAACCGTGTCAAGACGAAAACTCCGATCAGTGTGGAAGTGCTGGATACCGCGAAGGAGATGATTCACCGGCTTCGCAACAGTCAGCCTTCCCGCCCTGATTGTCCGGACTATCTGTTTGATATCCTATCCGGTGATAAGAAACGTAAGGATGAAGGAGCTTACCGTGAATACCAGAGTGCTCTTCGTCGATTTAATAATTGTTTGAAGGATCTGGCTCGGGCTCTCCGTTTGAATTCTCCTGTCACTTCCTACACGCTCCGTCATTCTTGGGCAACGACAGCCAAGTATCGCGGAGTGCCGATTGAAATGATTAGTGAATCATTGGGACACAAATCTATAAAAACCACACAAATCTACCTGAAAGGCTTCGAGCTTAAAGAACGTACAGAGGTAAATAAAGGGAATTTATCTTACATAAAGAATTGTTATGTAGGTAAATAA